In Amycolatopsis sp. EV170708-02-1, the following are encoded in one genomic region:
- a CDS encoding uroporphyrinogen-III synthase encodes MTEVLPLAGFVIGITAARRADELGALFVRKGATVRYGPAIRIVPLADDTELRSATMRLLEDRVDVVVATTGIGFRGWVEAAEGWGLGEELLGRLGKSALLARGPKAKGAIRAAGLSEDYSPASESNAEVLRHLLDSGVDGQRIAVQLHGEPLPYFVDSLRSAGAEVIEVPVYRWVGPADPGPLDRLLDGVVDGSVDALPFTSAPAAASMLAVAKRTGRLPGVVRALEKRVVAACVGPITAAPLAALGIPTVQPARSRIGALARTVSDALESRSPRLTAGGRSIELRGQAALVDGQWCDIAPAPMAVLRALAESPGRVFSRRELVSALPDGGEEHAVETAIGRLRNSLGTPKLVQTVVKRGYRLAVDP; translated from the coding sequence GTGACAGAAGTCCTTCCCCTGGCGGGATTCGTCATCGGGATCACGGCGGCGCGGCGGGCTGACGAGCTCGGCGCGCTGTTCGTGCGCAAGGGCGCGACCGTGCGCTACGGCCCGGCGATCCGGATCGTGCCGCTCGCCGACGACACGGAGCTGCGGTCGGCCACCATGCGCCTGCTGGAAGACCGGGTCGACGTCGTCGTCGCGACGACCGGGATCGGCTTCCGCGGCTGGGTCGAGGCGGCCGAAGGCTGGGGGCTGGGGGAGGAGCTGCTGGGCAGGCTGGGGAAGTCGGCGCTGCTCGCGCGCGGTCCGAAGGCCAAGGGCGCGATCCGCGCAGCCGGGCTCTCGGAGGACTACTCGCCCGCCTCGGAGAGCAACGCCGAGGTGCTGAGACATCTGCTCGATTCCGGTGTGGACGGTCAGCGGATCGCGGTGCAGCTGCACGGCGAGCCGCTTCCGTACTTTGTGGACAGTCTGCGCTCCGCGGGTGCCGAAGTGATCGAGGTGCCGGTGTACCGGTGGGTCGGGCCTGCCGATCCGGGACCGCTGGACCGGCTGCTGGACGGCGTCGTCGACGGTTCGGTGGACGCGCTGCCGTTCACCAGCGCGCCCGCGGCCGCGTCCATGCTGGCGGTGGCGAAGCGGACCGGGCGGCTGCCGGGAGTCGTTCGGGCACTGGAGAAACGGGTCGTGGCGGCCTGCGTCGGGCCGATCACCGCGGCGCCGCTGGCCGCGCTGGGCATCCCGACGGTGCAGCCCGCGCGGTCGCGGATCGGGGCGCTGGCGCGGACGGTGTCCGACGCGCTCGAATCCCGTTCGCCGAGGCTGACCGCCGGCGGGCGGAGTATCGAACTACGCGGTCAGGCAGCGCTGGTCGACGGGCAGTGGTGCGACATCGCGCCCGCGCCGATGGCCGTACTGCGGGCGCTGGCGGAATCGCCGGGGCGGGTGTTCTCCCGGCGTGAGCTGGTCTCGGCGTTGCCCGACGGCGGCGAGGAACACGCCGTCGAAACCGCCATCGGCCGCCTGCGGAATTCCTTGGGTACGCCGAAACTGGTCCAGACGGTGGTGAAACGCGGCTACCGCCTGGCCGTCGACCCCTGA
- the nirD gene encoding nitrite reductase small subunit NirD has translation MTTSIERTWTAVCAAGAVPEWSGVAALLEGGTQVAIFRLPGDRWHALSNVDPISGAAVLSRGIVGDAGGVPVVASPVYKERFDLRTGECLDAEGVSVAAYRVRVTGGVVEVEFSP, from the coding sequence GTGACGACGTCGATCGAGCGCACCTGGACCGCCGTCTGCGCGGCGGGCGCCGTCCCCGAATGGTCCGGTGTCGCGGCCCTGCTCGAAGGCGGGACGCAGGTGGCGATCTTCCGGCTCCCCGGCGACCGGTGGCACGCGTTGTCCAATGTGGACCCGATCAGTGGTGCGGCGGTGCTTTCGCGAGGCATCGTGGGCGACGCGGGCGGCGTCCCGGTGGTGGCTTCGCCGGTGTACAAGGAACGCTTCGATCTGCGGACCGGTGAATGCCTCGACGCCGAAGGTGTGTCGGTCGCGGCGTATCGGGTCCGGGTGACCGGGGGTGTGGTGGAGGTGGAATTCTCGCCGTGA
- the nirB gene encoding nitrite reductase large subunit NirB gives MRKLVVVGHGMVAHRLVEAVRAEDKTGQWQVVVLAEEARPAYDRVALTSYVDTWDPASLALEGADYAGDPLVELRLGDTVASVDRERKIVVTEAGHEQPYDTLVLATGSRPFVPPVPGHDLPGCFVYRTIEDLDAIREAAQRPGRGRRSAVVIGGGLLGLEAAKALRDMGLSPHVVEMAPRLMPLQVDEGGGGLLRRLITDLDVTVHTGTSTDAIEPDGERYIAKLGNGTELDVDLVVFSAGIRPRDDLARSSGLEVGARGGILVDDTCRTADPAVYAIGECAAVDGKVYGIVAPGYAMAEIVAARLTGGEGTFPEPDMSTKLKLMGVDVASFGDAHAATEGALEVAFNDAVAGTYKKLVVSDDSKTLLGGVLVGDASEFNTLRAMVGRPLPAEPGAILAPAGGGAAVGVDALPDAAQICSCNAVSKGAITHAITEEGCDSVAKIKGCTRAGTACGSCVPLLGKLLTACGVEQSKALCEHFTQSRAELFQILQATRITTFSEMIDRYGTGTGCAICKPAIASILATLGNGHILAGEQATLQDTNDKFLANLQRNGTYSVVPRIPGGEVTPEKLMVIAQVAMDFGLYTKITGGQRIDLFGATVDQLPLIWRRLVDAGFESGHAYGKSLRTVKSCVGSTWCRYGVQDSVGLAIELELRYRGLRSPHKLKSAVSGCARECAEARSKDFGVIATDKGWNLYVGGNGGATPRHADLLVSEVDTETLIRTIDRFLMFYVRTADRLQRTAPWVEEMEGGLDHLRAVIVDDKLGICEDLDAAMAKHVGDYADEWRGVLEDPEKLAKFSSFVNAPGTPDPTISFRTERDQKVPVLLGIPEVKQ, from the coding sequence ATGCGGAAACTCGTCGTCGTCGGACATGGCATGGTCGCGCACCGGCTCGTGGAGGCCGTGCGCGCGGAGGACAAGACCGGCCAGTGGCAGGTCGTGGTGCTCGCCGAGGAGGCGCGTCCCGCGTACGACCGGGTCGCTCTGACGTCCTATGTGGACACCTGGGATCCGGCTTCCCTCGCTCTGGAAGGCGCGGACTACGCGGGCGATCCGCTGGTCGAGCTTCGGCTCGGCGACACGGTCGCTTCGGTGGATCGCGAGCGCAAGATCGTCGTCACCGAAGCGGGGCACGAGCAGCCGTACGACACGCTCGTCCTCGCGACCGGTTCGCGGCCGTTCGTCCCGCCGGTGCCGGGTCATGACCTCCCCGGCTGCTTCGTCTACCGGACGATCGAAGACCTCGACGCCATCCGGGAGGCCGCTCAGCGGCCCGGGCGCGGACGGCGTTCGGCGGTCGTCATCGGTGGCGGGCTCCTGGGGCTGGAAGCGGCGAAGGCGTTGCGGGACATGGGGCTTTCGCCGCACGTGGTCGAGATGGCGCCGCGCCTGATGCCACTGCAGGTCGACGAGGGCGGCGGCGGCCTGCTCCGGCGGCTGATCACCGACCTCGACGTGACCGTCCACACGGGAACGTCGACCGACGCCATCGAGCCGGACGGCGAACGCTACATCGCGAAGCTCGGCAACGGCACCGAGCTCGACGTCGACCTGGTCGTGTTCTCCGCCGGTATCCGGCCGCGTGACGATCTTGCCCGCTCGTCCGGGCTGGAAGTCGGTGCGCGGGGCGGGATCCTGGTCGACGACACCTGCCGGACGGCCGACCCCGCCGTGTACGCGATCGGTGAGTGCGCGGCCGTGGACGGCAAGGTGTACGGCATCGTGGCGCCCGGGTACGCGATGGCCGAGATCGTCGCGGCGCGGCTGACCGGCGGCGAGGGCACGTTCCCCGAGCCGGACATGTCGACGAAACTCAAGCTCATGGGCGTCGACGTCGCCAGCTTCGGCGACGCGCACGCGGCGACCGAGGGCGCGCTGGAGGTCGCGTTCAACGACGCCGTCGCCGGGACGTACAAGAAGCTGGTCGTCTCAGACGACTCGAAGACGCTGCTCGGCGGGGTGCTGGTCGGCGACGCGAGCGAGTTCAACACCCTGCGCGCGATGGTCGGCAGGCCGTTGCCCGCCGAACCGGGCGCGATCCTCGCCCCGGCCGGTGGCGGGGCGGCGGTCGGGGTCGACGCGCTGCCGGACGCCGCGCAGATCTGTTCCTGCAACGCGGTTTCCAAGGGCGCGATCACGCACGCGATCACCGAAGAGGGCTGCGATTCGGTCGCCAAGATCAAGGGCTGCACCCGGGCGGGCACGGCCTGCGGATCGTGTGTCCCGCTGCTGGGCAAGCTGCTGACGGCGTGCGGTGTCGAGCAGTCGAAGGCGTTGTGCGAGCACTTCACCCAGTCGCGGGCGGAGCTGTTCCAGATCCTCCAGGCCACGCGGATCACCACGTTCAGCGAGATGATCGACCGCTACGGCACCGGAACCGGCTGCGCGATCTGCAAACCGGCGATCGCGTCCATCCTGGCCACGCTGGGCAACGGGCATATCCTCGCCGGCGAGCAGGCGACCCTGCAGGACACCAACGACAAGTTCCTGGCGAACCTCCAGCGCAACGGCACCTATTCGGTGGTGCCGCGGATCCCCGGCGGCGAGGTCACGCCGGAGAAGCTCATGGTGATCGCGCAGGTGGCGATGGATTTCGGGCTGTACACCAAGATCACCGGTGGCCAGCGGATCGACCTGTTCGGCGCCACCGTCGACCAGCTTCCGCTGATCTGGCGGCGGCTCGTCGACGCCGGGTTCGAGTCGGGGCACGCGTACGGGAAGTCGTTGCGCACGGTCAAATCCTGCGTGGGTTCGACGTGGTGCCGCTACGGCGTGCAGGACAGTGTCGGGCTCGCGATCGAGCTGGAGCTGCGTTACCGCGGCCTGCGTTCGCCGCACAAGCTGAAGTCGGCCGTTTCGGGTTGTGCGCGGGAATGCGCGGAGGCGCGGAGCAAGGACTTCGGTGTCATCGCCACCGACAAGGGCTGGAACCTCTACGTCGGCGGGAACGGCGGCGCGACCCCGCGGCACGCGGATCTGCTGGTGTCCGAAGTGGACACCGAGACGCTGATCCGGACGATCGACCGGTTCCTGATGTTCTACGTCCGCACGGCCGACCGCCTGCAGCGCACCGCGCCGTGGGTCGAGGAGATGGAAGGCGGTCTCGACCACCTGCGCGCGGTGATCGTCGACGACAAGCTCGGCATCTGCGAGGATCTCGACGCGGCGATGGCCAAACACGTCGGCGACTACGCCGACGAATGGCGCGGCGTGCTGGAGGATCCGGAGAAGCTGGCGAAGTTCAGCTCGTTCGTCAACGCGCCGGGCACACCGGATCCGACGATCTCGTTCCGCACCGAACGCGACCAGAAAGTGCCCGTGCTGCTGGGCATCCCGGAGGTGAAACAGTGA
- a CDS encoding NarK/NasA family nitrate transporter — protein MHARGKRWIEHWDPENEQFWEETGKKVARRNLWFSILAEHIGFSVWTLWSVMVLFMGPQYGFSAADKFLLVSTPTLIGALMRPLYTFAVARFGGRNWTIVSALLLLAPTILAAIAMQPGTSLGTFLLIAALGGVGGGNFASSMTNINAFYPEKHKGWALGLNAGGGNLGVAAIQLIGLLVIGTVGATAPRVVLAIYIPLIVVAAVCAYFYMDNLASMKNDTKAMREVVRDPHTWVMSFLYVGTFGSFIGYSFAFGLVLQNQFGRTPLQAAAVTFLGPLLGSFSRPTGGWLADRIGGGKITFVTFVGMAAATVVLILASTSNSLALFTIAFIVLFVLTGIGNGSTYKMIPAIFRAKAKVAISEGADETLEMLKARKLSGALIGLAGAIGALGGLFINLAFRQSFADTKSGVPAFIAFLVFYGLCFAVTWAVYLRKQQSEVASTRGLALAGAEV, from the coding sequence ATGCACGCTCGTGGAAAGCGCTGGATCGAGCACTGGGATCCGGAGAACGAGCAGTTCTGGGAGGAGACCGGGAAGAAGGTCGCCCGGCGGAACCTCTGGTTCTCCATCCTGGCCGAGCACATCGGCTTCTCCGTCTGGACACTGTGGTCGGTCATGGTCCTGTTCATGGGCCCGCAGTACGGTTTCTCCGCCGCCGACAAGTTCCTGCTGGTCTCGACGCCGACGCTGATCGGTGCGCTGATGCGGCCGCTCTACACCTTCGCGGTGGCGCGGTTCGGCGGCCGGAACTGGACGATCGTCAGCGCGCTGCTGTTGCTGGCGCCCACGATCCTGGCGGCGATCGCCATGCAGCCGGGCACTTCGCTCGGCACGTTCCTGCTGATCGCCGCGCTCGGCGGGGTCGGCGGCGGGAACTTCGCGTCGTCGATGACCAACATCAACGCGTTCTACCCCGAGAAGCACAAGGGCTGGGCGCTCGGGCTCAACGCGGGCGGCGGGAACCTCGGTGTGGCGGCGATCCAGCTGATCGGCCTGCTGGTCATCGGGACCGTCGGCGCCACCGCGCCGCGGGTGGTGCTCGCGATCTACATCCCGCTGATCGTGGTCGCGGCGGTCTGCGCGTACTTCTACATGGACAACCTCGCTTCGATGAAGAACGACACCAAGGCGATGCGCGAGGTCGTCAGGGATCCGCACACCTGGGTGATGTCGTTCCTGTACGTCGGCACGTTCGGTTCGTTCATCGGGTACAGCTTCGCTTTCGGCCTCGTGCTGCAGAACCAGTTCGGCCGGACCCCGCTGCAGGCGGCCGCGGTGACCTTCCTCGGCCCGCTGCTCGGCTCGTTCTCGCGGCCGACCGGCGGCTGGCTGGCCGACCGGATCGGCGGCGGCAAGATCACCTTCGTGACGTTCGTCGGCATGGCCGCGGCGACCGTGGTGCTGATCCTCGCGTCGACGTCGAACTCGCTGGCGCTGTTCACCATCGCGTTCATCGTGCTGTTCGTGCTCACCGGGATCGGCAACGGCTCGACGTACAAGATGATCCCGGCGATCTTCCGGGCCAAGGCGAAGGTCGCGATCAGCGAGGGCGCCGACGAGACGCTGGAGATGCTCAAGGCCCGCAAGCTCTCCGGGGCTCTGATCGGGCTGGCCGGAGCGATCGGCGCGCTCGGCGGGTTGTTCATCAACCTGGCCTTCCGCCAATCGTTCGCGGACACCAAGAGTGGGGTGCCGGCGTTCATCGCCTTCCTCGTCTTCTACGGGCTGTGCTTCGCCGTCACGTGGGCGGTGTACCTGCGCAAACAGCAGTCGGAGGTGGCGAGCACCCGAGGTCTGGCGCTCGCCGGAGCGGAGGTCTGA
- a CDS encoding FAD-dependent oxidoreductase has translation MSPRSVVIAGYGMAGARLADEIQRRDPEGERVRLTVVGAEEHTAYNRVLLSSVVAGTMRPEAVRLHDDEWPSRTRADLRRGVSATSIDRDARRIHLDDGSTVDYDALVLATGANPWMPPVEGLEPGPDVVAFRTLDDCARILDAAKLGAPVAVLGGGLLGLEAARGLAGRGNLVTVVHPMPHIMERQLDAESARVLTRKLEELGVAFRLGVGAARYVSGDGLKLDDGTHVPADLIVVSTGVRPETKLAVDAGLTVEGGIVVDDLLRTSDGRIHAIGDCAKHPGAFGGLVQPAWEQAAVVADLVTGAKSASRYRGTQAVTRLKARGIDLTALGETMTGADDPTAEVLTFSDPAGCRYGKLVIRENRVAGAILLGLPDAAATITQLYDRGTPVPEDRLAVLLGRSLPPGAPSAASPADLPASAVICRCNAVTKGRLVEAWRGGATDVPALAGATRATTGCGGCKDAVGGVAKWLAAQ, from the coding sequence GTGAGCCCCCGGTCGGTGGTCATCGCCGGATACGGGATGGCGGGCGCGCGGCTCGCGGACGAGATCCAGCGCCGCGATCCCGAAGGCGAGCGGGTGCGGCTCACGGTCGTCGGCGCGGAGGAGCACACGGCCTACAACCGGGTGCTGCTCTCGTCGGTGGTCGCCGGCACCATGCGGCCCGAGGCCGTCCGGCTGCACGACGACGAATGGCCGTCCCGTACCCGGGCGGATCTGCGCCGGGGTGTCTCCGCGACGTCGATCGACCGGGACGCGCGGCGGATCCACCTCGACGACGGGTCCACTGTGGACTACGACGCGCTCGTGCTCGCCACCGGCGCCAACCCGTGGATGCCGCCGGTCGAAGGGCTCGAACCCGGCCCGGACGTCGTCGCGTTCCGCACCCTCGACGACTGCGCGCGCATTCTCGACGCCGCCAAACTGGGCGCGCCGGTGGCCGTCCTCGGCGGCGGGTTGCTCGGCCTGGAGGCCGCGCGAGGCCTCGCCGGACGCGGGAACCTCGTCACCGTCGTGCACCCGATGCCGCACATCATGGAACGTCAGCTGGACGCGGAATCGGCGCGAGTGCTGACCAGGAAACTCGAAGAACTCGGCGTCGCCTTCCGGCTCGGTGTCGGGGCCGCGCGTTACGTCAGCGGCGACGGGCTCAAACTCGACGACGGCACGCATGTGCCCGCCGATCTCATCGTCGTCTCCACCGGCGTCCGGCCGGAGACGAAACTGGCCGTGGACGCCGGGCTGACCGTCGAAGGCGGCATCGTCGTCGACGATCTGCTACGCACCAGCGACGGCCGGATCCACGCGATCGGCGACTGCGCGAAGCATCCGGGCGCGTTCGGCGGTCTCGTGCAGCCCGCGTGGGAACAGGCCGCCGTCGTCGCGGATCTGGTCACCGGCGCGAAATCCGCCTCGCGCTACCGCGGCACCCAGGCGGTGACCCGGCTCAAGGCGCGCGGCATCGACCTCACCGCGCTCGGCGAGACGATGACCGGCGCGGACGACCCGACCGCCGAAGTGCTCACCTTCAGCGACCCGGCGGGCTGCCGCTACGGCAAGCTCGTCATCCGCGAGAACCGCGTGGCCGGCGCGATCCTGCTCGGCCTGCCCGACGCGGCCGCGACGATCACGCAGCTCTACGACCGGGGTACGCCGGTACCCGAAGACCGGCTGGCTGTCCTTTTAGGACGATCCCTGCCGCCCGGGGCGCCATCGGCGGCGAGCCCGGCCGATCTGCCCGCGTCGGCGGTCATCTGCCGCTGCAACGCGGTGACCAAGGGACGGCTCGTCGAAGCGTGGCGCGGCGGCGCCACCGACGTCCCCGCCCTCGCCGGGGCGACCCGCGCGACGACCGGCTGCGGCGGCTGCAAGGACGCCGTCGGCGGGGTCGCGAAATGGCTGGCCGCCCAGTGA
- a CDS encoding molybdopterin oxidoreductase family protein gives MPLAAPTVTAVDTHCPYCALQCGMSLDGARVAPRDFPVNAGGLCQKGWTSGELLTSPSRLTTPLIRVDGELRPASWPQALDLVARRLTEIRAAKGADAVAVFGGGGLTNEKAYLLGKFARIALGTSQIDYNGRFCMSSAAAAGIKAFGADRGMPFPVTDLADADAVLLIGANPAETMPPFTQHLRGADLIVVDPRRTPTAELAGLHLQPAPGTDLALAQGILHAVVADGLLDQSYVDTRTNGFEELWRSVAAWWPERVEQITGVSAADQRRVAAKLAAARNAYVLTARGTEQHANGTAMVNAWINLSLALGLPGRKGSGFGCLTGQGNGQGGREHGQKADQLPGYRKIDDPAAREYVAGVWGVAPESLPGPGRSAVELLEALGTEDGPSALMVFGSNLVVSAPGAGNIQDKVSSLDFLVVSDLVLSETAAMADVVLPVTQWAEEDGTMTNLEGRILLRRKAIDPPSGAKTDLYVLSELARRFGQPDGRFPTDAETVFTELRQASKGGVADYSGITYDRLRDGEALYWPVPAESHPGTPRMFLDRFAHPDGRARFVPVDHVGPAEVPDAEFPLQATTGRVLQHYQSGAQTRLVKELNDVVAEAFVEVHPDTAARAGLAEGDLAVVRSRRGETVARVRCVASLRPDLVFLPFHFPGEGRANLLTNPALDPTSRMPEFKVCAVALAPAEAAA, from the coding sequence GTGCCGCTCGCCGCCCCCACCGTGACCGCGGTGGACACGCACTGCCCGTACTGCGCCCTGCAGTGCGGGATGAGCCTCGACGGCGCCCGGGTCGCCCCGCGCGACTTCCCGGTCAACGCCGGCGGCCTCTGCCAGAAGGGCTGGACGTCGGGGGAGCTGCTCACCTCGCCGTCCCGCCTGACGACACCGCTGATCAGGGTCGACGGCGAACTCCGGCCCGCGAGCTGGCCGCAGGCGCTCGACCTCGTCGCCAGGCGGCTCACCGAGATCCGCGCGGCCAAGGGCGCCGACGCGGTCGCCGTCTTCGGCGGCGGTGGGCTGACCAACGAGAAGGCGTATCTGCTGGGGAAATTCGCGCGGATCGCGCTGGGCACCTCGCAGATCGACTACAACGGCCGGTTCTGCATGTCGTCGGCGGCCGCCGCCGGGATCAAGGCGTTCGGCGCCGACCGCGGCATGCCGTTCCCGGTCACGGATCTCGCCGACGCCGACGCGGTCCTGCTGATCGGCGCGAACCCGGCCGAGACGATGCCGCCGTTCACCCAGCACCTGCGGGGCGCGGACCTCATCGTCGTCGACCCGCGCCGGACGCCGACCGCCGAACTGGCCGGACTGCATCTGCAACCCGCGCCGGGCACCGACCTCGCGCTCGCGCAAGGCATCCTGCACGCCGTCGTCGCCGACGGCCTGCTCGACCAGTCCTATGTGGACACGCGCACGAACGGTTTCGAGGAGCTGTGGCGGTCGGTCGCGGCCTGGTGGCCGGAGCGCGTCGAGCAGATCACCGGCGTCTCGGCCGCGGACCAGCGCCGCGTCGCCGCCAAGCTCGCCGCGGCCCGCAACGCCTACGTCCTCACCGCGCGAGGCACCGAACAGCACGCCAACGGCACCGCGATGGTCAACGCCTGGATCAATCTCTCGCTCGCCCTCGGCCTGCCCGGACGCAAGGGATCGGGCTTCGGCTGCCTGACCGGGCAGGGCAACGGCCAAGGCGGTCGCGAGCACGGGCAGAAGGCCGACCAGCTGCCCGGCTACCGCAAGATCGACGACCCCGCGGCCCGCGAGTACGTCGCCGGGGTCTGGGGTGTGGCGCCGGAATCCCTGCCGGGGCCGGGCCGTTCGGCCGTCGAGCTGCTGGAGGCGCTCGGCACCGAAGACGGGCCGAGCGCGCTCATGGTGTTCGGCAGCAACCTCGTCGTTTCCGCGCCCGGCGCCGGGAACATCCAGGACAAGGTGTCCTCTTTGGACTTCCTGGTGGTCTCGGACCTCGTCCTCTCGGAGACGGCGGCGATGGCCGACGTCGTCCTGCCGGTCACCCAGTGGGCCGAGGAGGACGGCACGATGACCAACCTCGAAGGTCGGATCCTCCTGCGGCGCAAGGCGATCGATCCGCCGTCCGGCGCGAAGACCGATCTCTACGTGCTTTCCGAGCTCGCCCGCCGGTTCGGCCAGCCCGACGGCAGGTTCCCGACGGACGCCGAGACCGTCTTCACCGAGCTCCGCCAGGCGTCCAAGGGCGGCGTCGCCGACTACTCGGGCATCACCTACGACCGGCTCCGCGACGGCGAGGCCCTCTACTGGCCGGTCCCGGCGGAATCGCATCCCGGCACGCCGCGGATGTTCCTCGACCGCTTCGCCCACCCGGACGGCCGCGCGCGGTTCGTGCCGGTGGACCACGTCGGCCCCGCCGAGGTGCCCGACGCCGAATTCCCCTTGCAGGCCACCACCGGCCGGGTCCTGCAGCACTACCAGTCCGGGGCGCAGACCCGGCTGGTCAAGGAACTCAACGACGTCGTGGCGGAGGCCTTCGTGGAAGTTCATCCCGACACCGCTGCTCGCGCGGGACTGGCCGAGGGCGACCTCGCCGTCGTGCGTTCCCGCCGCGGGGAGACCGTCGCCCGTGTCCGCTGCGTGGCGTCGCTGCGCCCCGACCTGGTGTTCCTGCCGTTCCACTTCCCCGGCGAGGGCCGGGCGAACCTGCTGACCAACCCGGCGCTCGACCCGACGAGCCGGATGCCCGAGTTCAAGGTGTGCGCGGTCGCGCTCGCCCCGGCCGAGGCCGCCGCGTGA
- a CDS encoding PadR family transcriptional regulator, protein MSIGNTLLGLLEAGPKHGYDLKQLYDKQFRQDRPLHYGQVYSTLNRLLKNGLVEENGVEAGGGPDRKRYAITDAGVTNVEEWLKSPESPSVYLQNTLYTKVVLALLSGRGAQDLLDAQRSSHLRAMRELTARKTDGDLADQLICDHALFHLEADLRWLELTAARLDDLARQLAR, encoded by the coding sequence ATGTCCATCGGGAACACGCTGCTCGGCCTGCTCGAAGCCGGCCCGAAGCACGGTTACGACCTCAAACAGCTCTACGACAAGCAGTTCCGCCAAGACCGCCCACTGCACTACGGGCAGGTCTACTCGACGCTGAACCGGCTCCTGAAGAACGGCCTCGTCGAGGAGAACGGCGTCGAAGCGGGCGGCGGTCCGGACCGGAAGCGGTACGCGATCACCGACGCCGGCGTCACCAACGTCGAAGAATGGCTGAAAAGCCCGGAAAGCCCCTCGGTCTACCTGCAGAACACGCTCTACACCAAGGTCGTGCTCGCGCTCCTGTCCGGCCGCGGCGCCCAGGATCTGCTCGACGCGCAGCGGAGCTCCCACCTGCGCGCCATGCGCGAGCTCACCGCCCGCAAAACCGACGGCGACCTCGCCGACCAGCTGATCTGCGACCACGCGCTGTTCCACCTGGAAGCGGATCTGCGGTGGCTGGAGCTCACCGCGGCCCGCCTCGACGACCTCGCGCGCCAGCTGGCGCGCTGA
- a CDS encoding ABC transporter ATP-binding protein — translation METPLLHGLGLHKAFGPNRALAGAGLTLEPGEIVAVMGPSGSGKSTLLHCLSGIVRPDEGQVLFRGRDLASMSDAERSALRRTEFGFVFQFGQLVPELTCLENVALPLRLSGMRLRPAERIARGWLDRLAVGDTDDSTPGQVSGGQSQRVAMARALVTEPSVIFADEPTGALDTLSGELVMRLLSEAAKQTDAAVVLVTHEPRVAAYSDREVIVRDGRTREPVVTR, via the coding sequence GTGGAAACACCGTTGTTACACGGGCTCGGCCTGCACAAGGCCTTCGGCCCGAATCGGGCGCTGGCCGGGGCCGGGCTGACGCTCGAACCCGGCGAGATCGTCGCGGTCATGGGGCCGTCCGGGTCCGGGAAGTCGACCCTGCTGCACTGCCTGTCCGGGATCGTCCGGCCCGACGAGGGGCAGGTCCTCTTCCGCGGGCGTGACCTCGCGAGCATGTCCGACGCCGAACGCAGTGCCCTGCGGCGCACCGAATTCGGTTTCGTCTTCCAGTTCGGGCAGCTCGTGCCGGAGCTGACCTGCCTGGAGAACGTCGCGCTGCCGCTGCGGCTGAGCGGGATGAGGCTCCGCCCCGCCGAGCGGATCGCGCGCGGCTGGCTCGACCGGCTGGCGGTCGGCGACACCGACGACAGCACCCCCGGCCAGGTTTCGGGCGGGCAGAGCCAGCGGGTCGCGATGGCCAGGGCGCTGGTCACCGAACCGTCGGTGATCTTCGCCGACGAACCGACCGGCGCGCTGGACACGCTCAGCGGAGAACTGGTCATGCGCCTGCTGTCCGAGGCGGCGAAACAGACCGACGCCGCCGTGGTCCTGGTCACCCACGAACCGCGGGTGGCCGCTTACTCCGATCGGGAGGTCATCGTGCGCGACGGCCGGACACGGGAACCGGTGGTGACCCGATGA